A part of Cannabis sativa cultivar Pink pepper isolate KNU-18-1 chromosome 6, ASM2916894v1, whole genome shotgun sequence genomic DNA contains:
- the LOC115695481 gene encoding protein terminal ear1 homolog, protein MKVSKLNPNAASFVPTESINTNPSPPPSDHDHHRRRSRPRPRPRNNNDDAVVVAVGPRKNSGKVWRPKTMLHNNIIIIGSTSTQPASSSSFTTLMIKNVPSRYTREMLIEFVDNFCKLENDDDHHHIYSAYDFLYLPMDFRRKLNKGYAFVNFTDARAALKFWEAMDHKKWDYFRSPKIRQIVHATIQGREALERRFRKSEFCCEFEEYLPISFCPPRDGSNGLQSCGTNIGRVMIGSTNNY, encoded by the exons ATGAAAGTATCCAAACTAAATCCCAATGCAGCTTCCTTCGTACCAACGGAGAGTATTAATACCAACCCTTCTCCACCACCGTCCGATCATGATCACCACCGTAGGCGATcaaggccaaggccaaggccAAGAAACAACAATGATGATgcagttgttgttgctgttggaCCAAGAAAAAATAGTGGAAAAGTATGGAGACCCAAAACAATGCttcataataatattattattattggatcTACATCTACACAACCTGCTTCTTCATCTTCATTTACAACTCTCATGATTAAAAATGTCCCAAGTAGATATAC GCGTGAAATGCTTATAGAGTTTGTGGATAACTTCTGTAAGTTGgaaaatgatgatgatcatCATCATATATACTCAGCCTATGATTTTCTCTATCTTCCAATGGATTTCAG gaGAAAGTTGAACAAAGGTTATGCCTTTGTTAATTTCACAGATGCAAGAGCagcattgaaattttgggaaGCTATGGATCACAAAAAATGGGACTATTTTAGATCTCCTAAAATTCGACAAATTGTCCATGCAACCATTCAA GGAAGGGAGGCATTAGAGAGAAGATTTAGGAAATCAGAGTTTTGCTGTGAATTTGAAGAATATTTACCTATAAGTTTTTGTCCTCCTAGAGATGGCTCTAATGGATTACAATCTTGTGGAACAAATATTGGAAGAGTGATGATTGGGAGTACTAACAActactaa